NNNNNNNNNNNNNNNNNNNNNNNNNNNNNNNNNNNNNNNNNNNNNNNNNNNNNNNNNNNNNNNNNNNNNNNNNNNNNNNNNNNNNNNNNNNNNNNNNNNNNNNNNNNNNNNNNNNNNNNNNNNNNNNNNNNNNNNNNNNNNNNNNNNNNNNNNNNNNNNNNGGAAAGAAAATCGAGATGTAGAACAGGATCACCTAGATGGTGAAAGGCAGACCATATGGTAAGTTTGTATTGTCTGATATGTGGTacagaaaaaataaattgaaaagaagAAGATAGAGTGGAAAGCCAAACATTGCATAATAAGAACGATGTTTTGGAAAATGAAATAGGCATGGCTTTGAGTGGGATAAGATTTGGTTACTGTTATGATGTGAATTGCATAAATAGTTTTAGATTGTGCaacataattttttgtaaattgtaatCATGCTTTATGGTTTCTTGTGCAGCAATGTTGTTTGCCGTGTAATTGAAGGCGAGGGTGGTTTAGGTCCTTTagttagtattttaaaatgctCAGATGTAGCTGGAGCTATTGTGGAAAAGGTAGTAGAATTTATTAAATGTTCATTAATTCTAGCAAGatcacaaaatataaaatagaaaactcAACAAGGTTTTGATTGTGGTATGATGTGTTCTGCAGTCTTTGAATGTACTTGGTCAGATATTAGACCCTAGCAAAGAGATGCAATTGAAGGTTTGTATCGCATATTGTGCGCACTTATtttgatttgtatttttttctgaTTGATTGTCAAGTACATTGATTCTTTTCAGTTTTATGATGGATCAGTTAATGGATCTGAGAAGGTATTTGGTAGAGCCAAAAATGACGGTTCAACGGGATTAAGTAGCACTGAGCAAGCCGCATCGAAAACAAACCCAAGGTTAGTTACTGTTATAGGGAATATGAACCGTAGTTTCTAAATGGGTgtagttttttttgttgaagttCAGCTATATAGAGTAAAATGATTGATCTTCACTGTATTTGATTGAGAAGCAAGTGACTAGTGCTTTGCAAAGTGTATTTAACACTTAACATTGGCTTATTTTCTATTCGATAGTTCATTCAGGAACGATATATTGGACTCGGTTTTCACTGCACGCCTTGTTGAGATTTTAAAGTCCCCATCACCCAGTTTACAAGAAAAGGCTGCATCTGTTCTTGAGTTTGTGGCATTGACAGACCCATCACTGACTGCGATTATCTCTGTGGATATTGAAAATGGTCTCAATTCTACTTTTCAGCAAAGTTTATTGAAAATCTCAGGTAAACAATTTCTGCTCTTTAATGTGACTCATTTCCACTTTTGCTTTAGGATGTATTAATAAATAGAtgaaagtaacaaaataaatttatcatgtCTGTTTCAATATGAgtgtgattttttatataagaGAAGGCACAGACACGTAAGAGAAGAAATTGGATTTCCTGTGAgctgcattttttttaattataaatgtattattatatataatggtttatataaaattaattttgtaaatgtgTATCTAAAGACCTGCACctgcataagtatcaaagtatgTTTTGTAATAACATGActttatgaataaaatataatataggaGAAATTGCACAACTCAGGTACTTGCACCTACATAACAGTAGTGGTTAGTGGTAAACTACTACTCTAGCATAGTTTGTGCTAAAGATATCACATAAAACCATTAATGTATCTTCTTCAccaaaaagttaatattttttagatagtTGGATGGTATTGTTGAGATTCTACATCGACTAGAGAAATGGTTTAAGTTGTCCTTGTAAGGCTCGGGCAATCCTCATCCTTTGTGCTAGCTTTTAGTTAGTTAGGTTTTGCTAAATTCTAAGAGTATTAAAGCCTCTACGACCAGTCCAAGCGGTCGAGATTTCCGTTCAGGCATTCCAATTCTTCTTAGAAGTTGAATTTCAACATAAGTTGGCTGGAGCCGTTGCATTTTCCATGCACATGCTCTAAACCTGAACCGAGATATTGACTAAAATTGACAATATTAACAAAAAGGTAGCATAATGTGCTTTGCAGGAATTATCTTGGTACCTATAAATTCTGATAATTATTGTGATACTTTCGTActttttatttacatattttcaCCTCTTGGTTTCGTATTCAACCTAATATGGAAagatgaacaattttttttaccaaaaaaaaagttgatcttgttttatcaatataaaaatcatttgcAATCAACTGCTAATCAGATAGCTTACTGAAGGGTGAAACATTAGCAATTTAAATACTTCTCAATGTGTCCTTATTTCAAATTATGTTTTTCAATGAACCTTTCGTTTTTACTAGGATATGAGGGGGATATTTTTCCATATATGACTAAATGAGTCCAAAAGTTTAAAATGGTCAACAGTCCTTGGTGTGGTGAGATTTAGGCCCTATCAGGATTAACAACTCAATTAAACACTTATAGCATAATGCTACCAGTAAGTGCTTATGTATGAGCTATATCTAAAACAacagataaaataaagtcaaactggTTTCTTAAACTCCCAATTTCCCAAACAGTCTCACAAATGTTTATGTCAATAGATaagtttaaataaatcaatccaAACTGACCCTTAATTTAAGAATGGACCAGTAACGTTCAAACTCTTGGCAAATTAGTCAAAGAGGCTTATCATCATATTTGGAACTGTTACATGAAGATTTAAAACTAGTTTTATACCTCTATCACAGTATACATAGTAGAAAAAGGCTTTTACTTTTAGGTCTTATTCTCTAGCACTATTTACATGGCAATAACCTTTATCTTCTTCTGTAGATAAAAAATGTGCATCATAATTTGTTATGCCTATGCAGCAAACATGGAATCTGATATGGAAGATCAGTTTTCAGTGGCCCATGCTATTGAACTTGAAGAAGCTGGTCTTGCAATATCTGCAGCATCCCGGTTACTAACAAGACTACTTGACTCTAAGCAAATTCGCGATAATTTAAATTTCTCCAGTTTCATTGACACGCTCCGCGAAATCCTCAAGTCAAATATTCCCCTCCGAAGCAAAGATTGGGTAGCTGCATGCCTAGTTAAACTAAGTTCTCTCTCTGGTTACGACACAAGTTCTAATAATCCAATCAATGTGGAAGTTACACTTTATGAGACAATTCCAAGACTTGTAGAACAGATCAAAACTTCATTCGCCTTAGAATCACAGGAAAATGCTGTTGTAGAACTTAATAGAATAGTATCTGAAGGAGTGGTAGATTGTACAGGAACTATTATTTCTGAAGGGGCAGTGTATTCTTTGGTGAAGTTGATAGAAGAAGGTAGTGAAAGAGGTGTTGAAGCAAGCTTGACAATACTGTATAATCTGAGTATGGACAGTGAGAACCATTCAGCACTTGTAGCTGCTGGAGCAGTCCCagccttaaaaaaaattgttctgtCAGAGAAACCACAGTGGCAAAGGGCGCTGCATTTGCTCAGGAGCTTGCAAACATGATGAGTCCAAGGGCAGAAATTCTTTAAACAATTGTTATGTCATACTTTACGACGTGTTTAAAAGAAAATCTTAACTCTTATATGTAAAACTAGTTTTGATTCTACTAATGTATTTTTGATTTTGCATCTTAGATTAGATAGTGCATAAAGCCAGgctttgttttcttctttttaatggTTGCAATGATAACAGATactctttttttgtttatacCTAACTTCAAATAAGAAAACCATAATTCAATATGGTTCAATATGCAGATGATATAGCATGTACATATAGTGAATTGTACCTATTCTGCTAGGATTACAGAAGGAATTTCAAAATGCTAAATCTATTAACTATCTAATCTCATCggaaattaatgaaaatatagtcatttaattactttttgaaGAATACATCCACACTCCTTATACACAAAAACAAATCCTTGTGATCTCAATGCAGATACACTTGTGACGGAAATATAGATTACCCTACTCGTCATAGAAAATCCATCACAATATCAACAAATGCACACAATAATCTATATAAGTCTAAGTGTGTATAATAGtccaataataaaaataatcacataatgCCCAAAAACAAAAGCAATTACGTTTACTCGTGAgctaaatcaataaaattttaaaatattttacatttatttagtGTAAGTTTAATCAAGTGAAGTGATTACAAATACAATTACAAATACAATGCCTCAGAAGGCTAAAATTCCAACATGTAACACCATTAAATACAAATGTATGCAGTGTTTCTTTGAACTTTTGAGTAATTTACAACTATTCAATCTACAAAAAGCAACTGGCCAATATTCACAAGAGAAGGTCATCAAGAAAAGGACTACTAAATGGTAACTTGATTGCTCCAGAAGCTATTAGGAGTGATATACCCCAAATTGGTAAAATCCATCGTAACGCAAACAGCAGAATTCCCTTTCCTGCAACAGttttaaatcattaaataagaattataaagaactatttcaaattcaacattatttaaaaaaataataacatgaaATAGAAAATTACAGTGTAGGAAGTTGTAACTGTTAAATATGcaagaattaaaataatatatgcaaTACCCTCTTAAGCATTCATTTATATTGTGAGTTTGTGAAGCAACAAATTGAAGCTTCTATGTAATTGCTTGTCCACATCGCAGTTCATGTAAAACCCAAACACATGCTACACACGCTAAGTTATCTTGAGGATTTTCTACTAGTAGGGATCTAATTGTAGAGACACGAAAGCACACATGCTACACACGCTAAGTTATCTTGAGGATTTTCTACTAGTAGGGATCTAATTGTAGAGACACGAAAGCACACATGCTACACACGCTAAGTTATCTTGAGGATTTTCTACTAGTAGGGATCTAATTGTAGAGACACGAAAGGGATAAAACGGGATATCTTGGGATAAGCTATCCATGCCAAAACAGTTCAGTGGTTCGCCTTTCTGAAATCTTTGTTTCTTTGTCATAGCAATGCTTGGAAGCTCATCATGCACCCGAATGCTATGGTGTCAAGGATATTCAAGGCTGGGTATTTTCCTCGGTCTGACTTTCTTAAAGCAATATCGGCCACAACTTAGGACAACCTTAGGATCCGATGTTTACAAACTATAATATAAGTTTTGTCCGGAGACAAGCAAACATGGCTGCCTACAATTTAGCAAAGGACTCATCTTCATTAGCTAGCACACAAGATTATTACTTCCCACAACTGTCTTTTCtctttgataatttgattgATAGTGAAATGCATCACGtttcttaattaataaaaaaaaaattatgctaCAAGGATATATGTCCAATTATTCATTTATACTTGTTAATAGTCTCAAATTGGATGAGATGAGGTTTGACAATGTGTTTGTAAATGGGGTTAGTCTTCACCTTACAAGATGGTTTTTCAGGGTCCTGTTTGGTCCAAGTCAAATTCTAagatggtatcagagcctataGGTCATCTGCTATTAGGTCACCGCTTTCAAGTCACGCTCCATTTGTCCAATCATGGGCGTGAGCAGTATTAAGAGTCCTACATTGGATGAGATAAGACTTAACAATGTGTTTATAAGTGGGGACAATGCTCACCTTACAAGCCGTTTGTAGGAGTTGAGTTAAGTTCAACCTATGAAGCACATACTCCGACATTGACACTAGACTAAAACAATTTGTAACCCTGAGAAGAATAAATCATAATGTTTTTCTCACATTTTTTGATCCCATAATATTTCTCTCTCAATTGCTCATTCATACCATCTTTTCATAACATTCATCTCCTATACCTGtgcaatatttattttatcatattacaAAGAAAAACATTTGCTACAATCATTATCAAAGAAACAAAAAGTTATGGAAAGGCAGTTACCAGTTTCTACTTACTGGAACTGGAGGATTGTAATCTGGTCTCTCCATTGTCACCTAACCATTCTCCTGTTTCCCTCAGCTTTTTCTGCATTGCCCCTTCCATTGCTTGCCCCAAGAACAAATCCAATACAGTCTTCTTTATGTCTGAATCTTTGTTCATTCTTTAAAAAGACccataaaaatcaaactttacaaTCAAATTGGGgctcttttaaaaaatttgattaaaaaagcCATCAAAATTATGCTAGAATTATAGAGCAACGAAAGTGTGAGAAAAtcatagagaaaataaaaaaataaaggtaaTCTGAATGTTGATCAAGTTTCTGAACTAATTGAGCCTAGCAAGCTATCTGAACTGCTACAGTTACAACTAACTCAAAACTCTAACAAACTAGGTAAAAGAACCGTAATCGAGTTTGTTCAGTTAAGGTCAAACTTTACTTAACATCTGACCGAATGTTGATCAAGTGTCTAAACCAATTGAGTTACATTTGAGCGTAGTTAGCTAACAGAACCACGACAGTTACAACTAACTCCAAATTAACTCTAAAAAAAGTGAGTCATGAATTACTCGATATAACATTCATTCAATTACAAACTAAAAATCCAAACTCAAATGTAGTTACGCATGATATttgtaactaactaactaactcaAACTAATTGTAACAAACTAGTAACGGTTAAAACTAACTCCAAACTAGTTACggttaagtaaataaaaaaagaaagaagaggaAGCAGAGCGTACTTGAGCTCGGGCTCGCCGTCTCTGAAGCTTCCGGCGCCAACAGCACGTTCAAGTTGGGTGATAGAAGGCTGTGGCGGTCGAAGGCGGCGAAGCCTGTTTGTGGGAGCGAGTGAAGAAGGTTTTTGGTTTTGGGGAAGATTGAGTTGTTGGGGtgtagaggaagaagaagaagaagaatctgGGTTTTGGGGAAGGTTGGCATTAGCAACAATGGGTTTGGTCATAGAAAATGAGCAAAACATTGCGTTAGTTCTTACCGTGTCTTCCACCTTCACATAACTCTATTAAATAAAACGATAAGATACTTGCCACAAGATATCTCTTTAATActatctttttcttcttttattttagacatttttttttatacatatttctttttttttaaactaactaatacatatattatccttaattacagttttgatcctatattttaacttatattttttaaatcacatAACACTATAGTTATATTTCTCAACTACAATTGTACCTCGACGTCTTGAGGTataatgtgacttaaataagcgtaataaaataaaatatataatttttaatatataatatattaattaattttttaaaaaaatgaactaTACATGCAGAAATTCCTATTTTATAACTTGTATATATCTTTAATGGAAACTAGTCAAATACCATCGGTGTTTCTAAACGGTTCACATTGCTAATATACTTTATGAAAgaaaatgatttatattataaataaatgatttaatttattatattataattaataattaataaaaaaattaaaatggataacgaatgaaaaatatttgacaaTGACTCAATCTGATCTCGTATTATTATAtgtattaatgataaatatttattttttaatttttttaatatttatgaatgataaatatttatttaatatttttttaatatttatcttgtattttttCATGTATTAGTGGAAAATAAGTGTCcggtgattttttatatttatcacttttaaatatttatctagATTTTTAATCcatcaattataaatctttATCCTatgttgtttttaatatttaacgatgagaaatatttgtcttgtgtCTTTTTGtgtattagtgataaatatttctctcgtaatttttatatttactattgacgaatatttattatgtataagtgaaaaatatttatttcattattttttatatttattattaacaaatattttttccgtattaattatatgtatcaataaaaaatatttatctataaattttttatattgaccAAAAGATCATCTAGTTGAAGTTATATTGTGATCTTTTTTCAGTAGAAGACTTTACAAACTTAGGTGACATTGAGAAATGAAAAGAGCTACAATTTGAGCTAATGAGAAGCTTAAGTGAATATGAACCACAATAATGAAACATTGTTTGATTAGGTGTCAAACATAGAAGTAAGAGgtataattataatttcaacAAACATATAACTTTCTTAAATTATAGATATAACTTTGTATGTAAATTTAGTTAGAAtttagtaatagtaataataataactacaaTTCATGAAATTAAGTAATTTATGATACaattggagatgaaaatatgtttaaaatcTCGTGTATTGTTTCACATTGGAGGATCTTGATCCTTTACACATACTAGGGAATTAAAGACCATTGATCAAAGGTAGTAGATAGATAGGTCTATAGATAAGCTATAATTACTTTAACATTTTTCTCTGTACAATTACAGAAAAATGATAGTTAAGTAGGTATATATTCTGAACAACTCACAATACTTGATTATGATAGAGAATATTCAAGTGAaaacttgtttttattttttagtgtatttttttcaatattttttcttcagGTCCTTATATTAATTTCCTTGCGTGATACAACAATGTCAACGAGAACTAACTTTAGGAATTAGAGTTGAGCTGAATCGAAGTGCGCATGAAGGAGTCATTTAGTTTGGAGGCCACACTCGATCCTCACTCTCAaccaatattttataaatcagaCATGTCCGTTAGAAAAACTGTTGGGTGGAAGAGAGCTAGCTTATGTGTGCTAGTATGTTGTATAGATACAGAATTTCAGTTAATAAATAAAGTGATTACATTTTAACACTCATTCAACTCTTTACCAATCTCTCATATgcttgtgtgtgtgtgtattgTTCTAAGTGTGAATATCTTCAATAAAATCCACATTGTACTATGTATTTGGGCTTCTTAGGTGTGCATACAAACTTGTTTTAGTGGATTTCATCCTAGCATAGGAAAAAGTTTTGCTATCCTGTTTGTATAAGTAGTAGATTATTCATTATACACTCCTCTAGAATCAAATTCATTAGAAGCATCGCTGAAGATGCATTGAAAAAATCATTTAGATGCTACTTTTTCTTATATGTTACGTCCAGACATGCAAGGTTTGAGATTGGCAATGGCACGGCTTGAATGttacaaaatatcattaattattaatttctcataattttaattaattttttaatatttagattaattttatggatgaatttgattatttttatttttaatggatgaattgttgattttttataagaacTTTTAGTAGATTGTAAATAGATTAGTGGATTGTTTTGATTCATCCGTTAACATCCATTTTTTACggtgataaaaattaattttgacagagttaattttaataaaagcgAATTAAATGTAACATAATTTCTATGTGTGATGTAATACATaagaaagtattttttttttattgattcttGTTGTTTGGATCAATTGAActaaaattacttttaagaTGTAAAATTACCAAAGGATACTGTcttaaaattatctaaattaaaatatgaaataaaatactaaaatattaaatattaaatgtaaagtatttaaattaaaattacaaatcgagaatataatttaaattgcaATCTATAGAATtgagtttgaaaaattaaatgtttttggtAATCCCGGTACTTCTTAAGTGAAAAAAATGTGATAAACcttctcttatatatatatatatatatatatatataNNNNNNNNNNNNNNNNNNNNNNNNNGTAGTATAATGATATTAATGAATCTTTCGACAATGGTATAAGAGACAATCATTTATAAAAGAACTGTGATAATGGTAACAATAACATTTTAATTACCTAGATAATGAGTGTTTTTGGTTCTAATGTCCATCACAAAAGAaacaatttcaataaaaataagcaAGTGCAATGTTTAAGTAAAAGTAAAGAGTTGCAATATTAGGCCCAAAAACATGTGGCTTTGGAGCCCAACACCTTCCTTTTCTCTAACCTAGAGACATaacaaataagttcattttattaatatcataatCGATTCTGCCCGACGTGAAAGCTACTCTGAGTATCTTCAACTGGGAATCAATTTTGAGGGCAAGAGAACCAAACAACCAATTTTACTGTGAAATCACATTTCCAAGGTGCAAACTCGCATTATATTGTGTTCATTCTGCTTTTGCTTTTGCTTCATCTCTTCTAAAAGTGTGTAATTTTGTAGAATGTCTTGCACCACCAATGTTGGAACTTCTTTGAACCTCAATGGATGCATTAAGCATGGAGTTACTAAACCGTTTCGGTTCACAAACCAATGTAGTTTTCACAAATCTTCTACTATCTTATTAGAGACCTTGAATTTGAGCTTCACTGATCATAGTTTTAGTTTGTATAATACACGTTCACGATCATTCCAAAGTGTTTTCAAATGTGTTGCTCAGAGTTCAGAGCCATTAGTTTCGGATGGCGTTGAGGCAAACAAAAATTCTAGTAAGCACCGCACTTTCTCAATCTTTTATTTCCATTTGTTATATCtgtttttgttataaattataaattcagaGAGAGAAAGATTAAGGGCAAGTTTGGATTGGCTTTTTTGAATTTATCTACTGACATAAGCATTGCGAAACTGTATGAGAAAGGTTAACTAAACAGTTTATGACATGtttgttttcagcttatttttGTAAGCTCTCTAGAATAGCTTATAACTTACATATGAAAACTGTTTGACTTTATTTCATCTTCTGTTATAGAAGTAGCTATTTATATGATCagtgtttatattttatgagggcttaatttaactttttttatccaAACATTACCTAAATGTCTTATACTAGTATTTAACACACCGGTGCAAAGCAGAGGAGAGATACAATTGCttgtaagttattttatatttattgtctATCATTTATTTACtcttgtaattattttaaagaagtAAAAAATCAGTTGTATTTCTTTGATGCATAACATTGGCCGTTTGGTATTATTGCCTTTCAACTGCTTTAAACatgttttcataaaaaaaataaaactcaagttATTGTTGAAACCATACACATTGACCATATGTGCAAAAGCAGCACATGAAACCAACAAATAGATtgcaaattctttttttttgactaaattgCAAGTGCTTTTTTTAGTCACATATTGTTCTATAATACTTCTGCAAATCACTGTCTAATGGATTGCAAGTGcttttttttgactaaattgGCAGTGCTAAAAAGTGCAATGCCTCTTAAAAATGAGGAGTGGTGTGTATTGCTTGTAAGTGTGACATTTGTAAAAAATTGCTTATTTAGTGAGGTGATACTGTGAAAGTGTCTAATATTAAGATATGAATTATATACTCACTTTATTGcatgtgcattttttttttatgttacttATTCCAAAGAAGAAAGGGTGGCTGTTCTGGTTATTGGTGGAGGGGGGCGTGAAGATGCACTCTGCTATGCCTTGCAACGATCACCTTCCTGTGATGCTGTGTTCTGTGCCCCTGGCAATGCAGGAATTGCAAGCTCAGGAATTGCAACGTGCATCTCAGACCTTGATGTTTATGATGGAGCAGCAGTAGTTTCATTTTGTCGGAAATGGGGGGTGGGACTAGTTGTTGTTGGACCTGAGGCCCCACTTGTTGCAGGTCTTTCAAATTATTTAGTTAAGGCTGGAATTCCAACTTTTGGTCCATCTGCAGAGGCTGCTGCTCTTGAAGGTTCTAAGAATTTCATGAAGCATTTGTGTGACAAGTACAATATTCCCACTGCCAAGGTCTGTTTTCTTGTTCTGAATCTCATCAAACAGATCAATGTTTGATCCTTATTATATTGGAAGGATATTTATGTATGTTTACTTCTGTGTATCTTATGAGGAGCTCATATGCTCTTTTATCCTGAATTTTGTTACATACTTAGAGGATAAGATAAAATTGTTTAGTGTTGGTTTCTTGATATGCAATTTTTGTAAAGCTGACAGCATTTTCTTATTTATGAGAGTTGTCTACTTGTCTTGTCTCTTAATAGCTCTATTAATCAGGTTGGAATATAATTTTGAGTTAAAATGCATATGATAATTAATGGAGTCATCATGTTTTGCCCTTATTTGTTCTCATTATTCCATGTATATGGTGTTTTTCCCTGCTCTCTTTGTTTGTCTATTTTGCTTCCAAGTTTTTGTGTTGTGTTTACTTATAATGGACTTATTAGTGCAGTACAAAACGTTTACAGACCCGATTGCAGCCAAGCAATATATTCAAGAAGAAGGAGCACCAATTGTCATCAAAGCAGATGGACTGGCTGCTGGAAAAGGAGTTACTGTTGCCATGACACTGGAAGAAGCATACGAAGCAGTTGATTCAATGCTGGTGAAGGGCGATTTTGGTTCTGCAGGCTGTCGTGTCATCGTTGAGGAGTTTCTAGAAGGAGAAGAAGCGTCGTTTTTTGCATTAGTTGATGGAGAAAATGCAATTCCACTAGAATCTGCTCAGGACCATAAGAGAGTTGGTGATGGTGACACAGGGCCAAATACTGGTGGCATGGGTGCATACTCTCCCGCTCCTATATTAACCAAGGAACTTCAATCTACAGTAATGGATTCTATTATCATGCCAACAGTAAAAGGAATGTCAGCAGAAGGTTGCAAGTTTGTTGGTGTTTTGTACGCTGGACTTATGATTGAGAAGTCTGGCATGCCAAAGTTAATTGAGTATAATGTACGATTTGGTGATCCAGAGTGCCAGGTCAGCCTAGTCATAAGAAGCAGTTTCTAACATACATACTTAACCTTT
The genomic region above belongs to Cicer arietinum cultivar CDC Frontier isolate Library 1 chromosome 4, Cicar.CDCFrontier_v2.0, whole genome shotgun sequence and contains:
- the LOC101495006 gene encoding probable NAD(P)H dehydrogenase subunit CRR3, chloroplastic isoform X1; its protein translation is MFCSFSMTKPIVANANLPQNPDSSSSSSSTPQQLNLPQNQKPSSLAPTNRLRRLRPPQPSITQLERAVGAGSFRDGEPELKMNKDSDIKKTVLDLFLGQAMEGAMQKKLRETGEWLGDNGETRLQSSSSRKGILLFALRWILPIWGISLLIASGAIKLPFSSPFLDDLLL
- the LOC101495006 gene encoding uncharacterized protein isoform X2; translation: MFCSFSMTKPIVANANLPQNPDSSSSSSSTPQQLNLPQNQKPSSLAPTNRLRRLRPPQPSITQLERAVGAGSFRDGEPELKMNKDSDIKKTVLDLFLGQAMEGAMQKKLRETGEWLGDNGETRLQSSSSSIGDECYEKMV
- the LOC101495336 gene encoding phosphoribosylamine--glycine ligase-like isoform X2 encodes the protein MSCTTNVGTSLNLNGCIKHGVTKPFRFTNQCSFHKSSTILLETLNLSFTDHSFSLYNTRSRSFQSVFKCVAQSSEPLVSDGVEANKNSKRVAVLVIGGGGREDALCYALQRSPSCDAVFCAPGNAGIASSGIATCISDLDVYDGAAVVSFCRKWGVGLVVVGPEAPLVAGLSNYLVKAGIPTFGPSAEAAALEGSKNFMKHLCDKYNIPTAKYKTFTDPIAAKQYIQEEGAPIVIKADGLAAGKGVTVAMTLEEAYEAVDSMLVKGDFGSAGCRVIVEEFLEGEEASFFALVDGENAIPLESAQDHKRVGDGDTGPNTGGMGAYSPAPILTKELQSTVMDSIIMPTVKGMSAEGCKFVGVLYAGLMIEKSGMPKLIEYNVRFGDPECQVLMVRLESDLPQVLLAACRGELSGVSLNWSPGSAMVVVMASKGYPGSYEKGTIIENLEDAELVAPGIKIFHAGTAFDSEGRFIATGGRVLGVTAKGNDLEDARNRAYQAVENINWPGGFYRQDIGWRALPQKHATKV
- the LOC101495336 gene encoding phosphoribosylamine--glycine ligase-like isoform X1; translation: MSCTTNVGTSLNLNGCIKHGVTKPFRFTNQCSFHKSSTILLETLNLSFTDHSFSLYNTRSRSFQSVFKCVAQSSEPLVSDGVEANKNSKERVAVLVIGGGGREDALCYALQRSPSCDAVFCAPGNAGIASSGIATCISDLDVYDGAAVVSFCRKWGVGLVVVGPEAPLVAGLSNYLVKAGIPTFGPSAEAAALEGSKNFMKHLCDKYNIPTAKYKTFTDPIAAKQYIQEEGAPIVIKADGLAAGKGVTVAMTLEEAYEAVDSMLVKGDFGSAGCRVIVEEFLEGEEASFFALVDGENAIPLESAQDHKRVGDGDTGPNTGGMGAYSPAPILTKELQSTVMDSIIMPTVKGMSAEGCKFVGVLYAGLMIEKSGMPKLIEYNVRFGDPECQVLMVRLESDLPQVLLAACRGELSGVSLNWSPGSAMVVVMASKGYPGSYEKGTIIENLEDAELVAPGIKIFHAGTAFDSEGRFIATGGRVLGVTAKGNDLEDARNRAYQAVENINWPGGFYRQDIGWRALPQKHATKV